The Pseudomonas parafulva genome window below encodes:
- the fabG gene encoding 3-oxoacyl-ACP reductase FabG — translation MNDLTPSAPQTILVTGGSRGLGAAMVMDLAARGRNVCFTYLSSHSQAEQLASSSKPGQVLPVCADGRDASAIEQAVKRCVEHFGRLDGLVNNAGITQDRSALAMTAEQWHAVIDGNLHSAFHACQAVLPLFVEQGHGAIVNIASVSGLIGVPGQANYGASKAGLIGMTRSMAVEFASRGVRCNAVAPGFIDTDMTRKLNERRVAQMLERIPMRRFGNGKEVARVVAFLLSDDAAYLTGQVLAVDGGLLA, via the coding sequence ATGAACGACCTCACTCCTTCCGCCCCGCAAACCATCCTGGTCACCGGTGGCTCACGCGGCTTGGGTGCCGCCATGGTCATGGACCTCGCGGCACGTGGCCGCAATGTCTGTTTCACCTACCTCAGCAGCCATTCACAGGCCGAGCAACTGGCCTCCTCGTCCAAGCCTGGGCAGGTGTTGCCGGTGTGCGCCGATGGCCGCGACGCAAGCGCTATCGAGCAGGCGGTGAAGCGCTGTGTCGAGCACTTCGGCAGGCTCGACGGTCTGGTCAACAACGCCGGCATCACCCAGGACCGCAGTGCATTGGCCATGACCGCCGAGCAATGGCACGCGGTGATCGACGGCAACCTGCACAGCGCGTTTCATGCCTGCCAGGCGGTGCTGCCGCTGTTCGTCGAACAAGGCCATGGCGCAATCGTGAATATCGCTTCGGTTTCGGGGCTGATTGGTGTACCGGGCCAGGCCAACTATGGTGCGAGCAAGGCAGGGCTGATTGGCATGACCCGCTCGATGGCGGTCGAATTCGCTTCGCGCGGCGTACGCTGCAATGCCGTGGCGCCGGGTTTCATCGACACCGACATGACCCGCAAGCTGAACGAGCGCAGAGTGGCCCAGATGCTCGAACGCATTCCGATGCGCCGCTTCGGCAATGGCAAGGAGGTAGCTAGGGTGGTGGCGTTCCTGCTGTCCGATGACGCGGCCTACCTGACAGGCCAGGTGCTGGCGGTAGACGGTGGCCTGCTGGCCTGA
- a CDS encoding acyl carrier protein yields MTVSNEAIAQAISARFNIEESRILPEASLEDLGFDSLSQVDLAQLLRKKLGVQISDAQLSDVATVGDVLALVNGKA; encoded by the coding sequence ATGACCGTTAGCAATGAAGCAATCGCCCAGGCTATCTCCGCACGTTTCAACATCGAGGAAAGCCGTATCCTGCCCGAAGCCTCCCTAGAGGACCTGGGCTTCGACTCACTGTCTCAGGTCGACCTTGCGCAGTTGCTGCGCAAGAAGCTGGGTGTGCAGATCAGCGATGCCCAGCTGTCGGACGTCGCCACGGTGGGTGACGTCCTGGCGCTGGTCAACGGTAAAGCGTGA
- a CDS encoding acyl-CoA dehydrogenase, whose amino-acid sequence MTHPSTAQARDELRDLLFAGTFESHHQSIRDALFDPVFDPRQGLNLEQAGRLAYARSRHVHAALERPLQILANPRRLFALAEWPSLLDVASFSLLMVHYNLCLGTVYDHAHGRQDIAELTEALDVLTSFGPYMATELGYGNNVAALETEAVYDPQSQTFTLNTPGAHAQKYMSYSGFGDIPKVATVMARLKIDGKDLGVFPFLIRLSTEAGLCPGIRAALCPEKPVQGLDNGLTWFDNVRVPRSSLLHGDMGHFADDGRFVLGSGNARARFLRAMSRIIPGRLCVASAGLGASRASLYIALRYGQQRLTNAPGTNGMPVIEYRSYQRPMFSALASAYAMTLLLNEAKARFLACEDEPSAEVVSLINITKALATWDASAVIAECRERCGAQGIFSTNRIADYGSLLQGLVTAEGDNLVLLGTVAGQLLAQDWQGDEPARPGRVSNLAEPEWLIAALAYREHQLWQTIREDMAGDERGYFEAWNDAMNPGLALARLRGERIALEQLWGASLHACQDQTKAALAALASLYGLNLLQRDAAWFLAHDRIDAGQALSLEGVIDRQCAVVRPHVATLIDGFALSPELLRAPIAQDDYIQAFCKEVNANVD is encoded by the coding sequence ATGACCCACCCAAGCACTGCGCAGGCGCGCGACGAGCTTCGCGACCTGCTGTTCGCTGGTACCTTTGAAAGCCACCATCAGAGCATCCGTGATGCGCTGTTCGACCCTGTCTTCGACCCACGCCAAGGCTTGAATCTCGAGCAGGCCGGGCGCCTGGCCTATGCCCGCAGTCGGCATGTGCATGCGGCGCTGGAGCGCCCACTGCAGATCCTGGCCAACCCGCGTCGCCTGTTCGCCCTGGCGGAATGGCCGAGCCTGCTGGATGTCGCCAGCTTCTCCTTGCTGATGGTCCATTACAATCTGTGCCTAGGCACGGTGTACGACCATGCGCACGGGCGCCAGGACATCGCCGAGCTTACCGAGGCGCTCGACGTGCTCACCTCGTTTGGCCCCTACATGGCCACCGAGCTGGGCTACGGCAACAATGTCGCGGCGCTGGAAACAGAAGCTGTCTACGACCCGCAGAGCCAGACCTTCACGCTCAACACACCGGGTGCGCACGCGCAGAAGTACATGTCCTACAGTGGCTTTGGCGACATCCCCAAGGTCGCCACGGTCATGGCCAGGCTCAAGATCGATGGCAAGGACCTGGGCGTCTTCCCCTTCCTAATCAGGTTGTCGACTGAAGCAGGGCTGTGCCCGGGTATCCGCGCCGCGCTGTGCCCGGAGAAGCCCGTGCAGGGGCTGGACAATGGCCTGACCTGGTTCGACAACGTCCGGGTGCCCCGCAGCAGCCTTTTGCACGGGGACATGGGCCACTTCGCCGATGATGGCCGCTTCGTGCTCGGCTCCGGCAATGCCCGGGCCCGCTTCCTGCGCGCCATGTCGCGAATCATCCCCGGTCGCCTTTGCGTGGCCAGTGCCGGCCTTGGCGCCAGCCGGGCCAGCCTCTACATTGCATTGCGCTATGGCCAGCAGCGCCTGACCAACGCGCCGGGGACCAACGGCATGCCGGTCATCGAATACCGCAGCTACCAGCGCCCGATGTTCTCGGCCCTGGCCAGCGCCTACGCGATGACCTTGCTGCTCAACGAAGCCAAGGCGCGCTTCCTGGCCTGCGAGGATGAGCCCTCGGCCGAAGTGGTCAGCCTGATCAATATCACCAAGGCCCTGGCGACCTGGGACGCCAGCGCCGTGATCGCCGAGTGCCGCGAGCGTTGTGGCGCGCAAGGCATCTTCAGCACCAACCGCATCGCTGACTACGGCTCGCTGCTGCAAGGGCTGGTGACGGCCGAAGGCGACAACCTGGTGCTGCTGGGGACCGTCGCCGGCCAGCTCCTGGCTCAGGATTGGCAGGGTGACGAGCCGGCACGGCCAGGCCGGGTGAGCAATCTGGCCGAACCAGAGTGGTTGATCGCGGCACTGGCCTACCGTGAGCATCAGCTCTGGCAGACCATCCGCGAGGACATGGCGGGCGACGAGCGCGGTTACTTCGAGGCCTGGAACGATGCCATGAACCCCGGGCTGGCGCTTGCCCGCCTGCGTGGCGAGCGGATCGCCCTGGAGCAGCTGTGGGGCGCGTCCTTGCATGCCTGTCAGGACCAGACCAAGGCAGCGCTGGCAGCGCTCGCCAGCCTCTACGGGCTTAACCTGCTGCAGCGCGACGCTGCCTGGTTCCTGGCCCACGATCGGATCGATGCCGGCCAGGCGCTGTCGCTGGAGGGTGTGATCGATCGCCAGTGTGCGGTGGTCCGTCCGCATGTGGCGACGCTGATCGATGGCTTCGCCTTGTCGCCCGAACTACTGCGCGCCCCCATCGCGCAGGACGATTACATCCAGGCATTCTGCAAGGAGGTCAACGCCAATGTCGACTGA
- the aceE gene encoding pyruvate dehydrogenase (acetyl-transferring), homodimeric type, which yields MDAGLTCLRTEAAPLLPADVDPEETTEWLDAFDGVVRHVGVARARYLLYRLIGQGLRHGIEPAAAMRTAYRNSVHHSQQAPFTGDLQLESELAALVRWNALAMVVQANRQEGSLGGHIASYTSAADLFEVGFNHFFRAGPSGSADLVFFQAHSAPGVYARAFLEGRLSERQLANYRREVGGDGLCSYPHPWSMPDFWQFPTGSMGLGPITAIHQARFMRYLQHRGLAEASERRVWGFFGDGEMDEPESLAALGLAAREGLGNLTFVINCNLQRLDGPVRGNGKVIQELEGVFRAAGWNVLKVIWGSEWDALLDQDPQGLLQQCLELAVDGEYQSLSTLDGAALRKRFFGQHPQLLQLVAHLDDRQLERMRRGGHDPLKIHAAYSAAVACQGRPTVILAKTEKGHGMGRWGQGKMTSHQQKQLDDEALLAFRDRFALPLSDDDARSARLFKPPADSAPMRYLQARRQALGGYLPSRSSQAPKLTPPLADSFAAFARQVESKPMSTTLAFVRMLGALLRSAPLGERIVPIVADEARTFGMANLFHKHGIYAPAGQLYAPEDQDSIVSYREAQDGQILEEGITEAGAMAAWIAAGTAYSNHGLAMLPVYIFYSMFGFQRVADLIWAAADQRSRGFLIGATSGRTTLAGEGLQHQDGSSLLVASTVPNCVTYDPAFAGELAVIVENGLQRMLQAQEDVFYYLTVTNENYQQRPLPAGAESDVLKGMYLLENHDASAGAPEVRLLGSGAILNEVLEAAEELNASWGIKVQVWSVTSFSELERDARSAEQARLTGEGRRPTHVQRCLPGAVPVIVATDYVRAWPQLIAPYVQAPFRVLGTDGFGRSDTRHTLRRVFEVDRQAICLSALQALVDQGHLDSSVLSEARTRLAGAEEPAD from the coding sequence ATGGATGCCGGTCTCACGTGCCTGCGCACGGAAGCTGCGCCGCTGTTGCCCGCCGACGTCGACCCTGAAGAAACCACGGAATGGCTCGATGCGTTCGATGGCGTGGTCCGCCATGTGGGGGTGGCACGTGCACGCTACCTGTTGTATCGCCTAATCGGGCAGGGCTTGCGGCATGGTATCGAGCCTGCCGCTGCGATGCGCACTGCCTATCGAAACAGCGTGCACCACAGCCAGCAAGCCCCATTCACCGGTGACCTGCAACTGGAGAGCGAGCTGGCTGCCCTGGTGCGGTGGAACGCACTGGCGATGGTGGTGCAGGCAAATCGCCAAGAAGGCTCTCTGGGTGGCCACATCGCCAGCTATACCTCAGCGGCGGATCTGTTCGAGGTGGGGTTCAATCACTTCTTCCGCGCCGGGCCGTCCGGTAGCGCCGACCTGGTGTTCTTCCAGGCACATTCGGCGCCGGGAGTTTATGCACGGGCTTTCCTTGAAGGGCGTCTGAGTGAGCGCCAACTTGCCAACTATCGACGTGAGGTCGGGGGCGATGGCCTGTGTTCCTATCCGCACCCCTGGTCGATGCCCGACTTCTGGCAATTTCCCACCGGTTCCATGGGCCTGGGACCGATCACTGCCATTCACCAGGCGCGCTTCATGCGATACCTGCAGCATCGCGGCCTTGCTGAAGCGTCCGAGCGTCGGGTCTGGGGATTCTTCGGCGACGGCGAGATGGACGAGCCTGAGTCGCTGGCTGCACTGGGGCTGGCCGCGCGCGAAGGGCTGGGCAACCTCACTTTCGTGATCAACTGCAACCTGCAACGGCTCGATGGCCCGGTGCGCGGTAATGGCAAGGTAATCCAGGAGCTGGAAGGCGTGTTTCGTGCCGCCGGCTGGAATGTGCTTAAAGTGATCTGGGGCAGCGAGTGGGACGCACTCCTGGACCAGGACCCACAAGGGTTGCTGCAGCAATGCTTGGAGTTGGCCGTCGATGGAGAATACCAGTCGCTATCGACGCTGGACGGCGCTGCGCTGCGCAAACGCTTCTTCGGCCAGCATCCACAGCTGTTGCAGTTGGTTGCCCATCTGGATGATCGACAGCTCGAACGCATGCGCCGAGGTGGTCACGATCCGCTGAAGATCCACGCCGCCTACAGCGCTGCCGTGGCCTGCCAGGGGCGCCCGACGGTCATCCTGGCTAAGACCGAAAAAGGCCACGGCATGGGACGTTGGGGTCAGGGCAAGATGACCTCCCATCAGCAGAAGCAGCTTGATGACGAAGCCTTGTTGGCATTTCGAGACCGCTTCGCGCTGCCGTTGAGCGATGACGATGCCCGCAGCGCACGGCTGTTCAAACCGCCTGCCGATAGCGCGCCGATGCGTTACCTGCAGGCGCGGCGCCAGGCTCTGGGGGGCTACCTGCCCAGCCGCAGTAGCCAGGCGCCAAAGTTGACGCCGCCTCTTGCCGACAGCTTTGCCGCGTTTGCCCGGCAGGTTGAGAGCAAGCCGATGTCCACCACCCTGGCGTTCGTACGCATGCTCGGTGCGCTGCTGCGTTCGGCGCCGCTGGGCGAACGTATCGTGCCCATCGTCGCTGACGAGGCACGCACCTTCGGTATGGCCAACCTGTTCCACAAACATGGCATCTACGCACCCGCAGGCCAGCTGTACGCGCCAGAGGATCAGGACTCAATCGTGTCCTACAGGGAAGCGCAGGACGGCCAGATTCTCGAGGAAGGCATTACCGAAGCGGGCGCCATGGCCGCGTGGATCGCCGCTGGCACGGCCTACAGCAACCACGGCCTGGCCATGCTGCCGGTGTACATCTTCTACTCCATGTTCGGTTTTCAACGTGTCGCCGATCTCATCTGGGCGGCCGCTGACCAGCGCAGCCGCGGCTTCCTGATCGGCGCCACCTCGGGGCGAACCACCCTTGCCGGTGAAGGCCTGCAACACCAGGATGGTTCCAGCCTCCTAGTCGCATCCACCGTACCCAATTGCGTAACCTACGACCCTGCATTTGCCGGGGAGCTGGCGGTTATTGTAGAGAACGGCCTGCAGCGTATGCTGCAAGCGCAAGAAGACGTTTTCTACTACCTAACGGTGACCAACGAAAACTACCAGCAGCGACCATTGCCCGCCGGTGCCGAATCCGATGTGCTCAAAGGTATGTACCTGCTCGAAAACCACGATGCCTCAGCCGGCGCTCCCGAGGTGCGCTTACTGGGCAGCGGTGCCATCCTAAATGAAGTGCTGGAAGCGGCGGAGGAACTCAATGCGAGTTGGGGCATCAAGGTGCAGGTATGGAGTGTCACCAGCTTCAGCGAGCTGGAGCGTGACGCCCGATCAGCAGAGCAGGCACGCCTAACGGGAGAGGGGAGGCGGCCAACTCATGTGCAACGTTGTTTGCCAGGCGCCGTGCCGGTGATCGTCGCCACCGATTACGTGAGAGCCTGGCCGCAGCTGATCGCACCTTATGTGCAGGCACCGTTCAGGGTGCTAGGTACTGATGGCTTTGGCCGCTCCGATACTCGGCACACGTTACGCAGGGTGTTCGAAGTAGACCGCCAAGCGATATGCCTGAGTGCCTTACAGGCGCTGGTGGATCAGGGACATCTGGACTCTTCGGTGCTCAGCGAGGCCCGGACGCGCCTAGCTGGCGCGGAAGAGCCTGCTGACTGA
- a CDS encoding fumarylacetoacetate hydrolase family protein, with protein sequence MRLLRVGAAGQERPCALAGDGSVRDMGSWVDDWAGPALEITAQRELAERFSRLWRSLPEVDVQRERIGPALRPGQILSIGLNYHRHAREAGMQVPDEPIVSSKSVHALAGPCDVLQLPREGSKTDWEVELGVVIGCRTQYLASPEQARACILGYCTGNDLSERSWLLERGGQWIKGKSFDGFAPLGPYLVTADEVPAPQRLELVCKVNGVIMQHDSTEDMIFDVDRLVHYLSQFMTLHPGDVILTGSPGGMALGRPDQPFLREGDVVEAEVVGLGAQRQVCRAPHG encoded by the coding sequence ATGCGCCTGCTGAGGGTCGGGGCCGCTGGCCAGGAGCGCCCGTGCGCGCTGGCTGGCGATGGTTCGGTACGAGACATGGGCAGTTGGGTCGACGACTGGGCAGGGCCTGCGCTGGAGATCACGGCTCAGCGTGAGCTGGCCGAGCGCTTCTCGCGCCTGTGGCGGAGCCTGCCGGAGGTGGACGTGCAGCGCGAACGTATCGGCCCGGCGTTGCGCCCGGGGCAGATCCTCTCGATCGGCCTGAACTATCACCGGCATGCACGCGAGGCCGGCATGCAGGTGCCGGACGAACCGATCGTGTCGAGCAAGTCGGTGCATGCTCTGGCCGGGCCTTGCGATGTGCTGCAGTTGCCACGCGAGGGCAGCAAGACCGACTGGGAGGTCGAGCTGGGTGTCGTCATCGGTTGTCGTACGCAGTATCTGGCAAGCCCGGAGCAGGCACGAGCCTGCATTCTCGGTTACTGCACCGGCAACGACCTGTCCGAGCGCAGCTGGCTGCTTGAACGGGGCGGGCAATGGATCAAGGGCAAGTCCTTCGATGGCTTCGCGCCGTTAGGCCCGTATCTGGTCACGGCCGATGAGGTGCCTGCGCCGCAGCGCCTCGAATTGGTGTGCAAGGTCAATGGTGTGATCATGCAGCATGACAGCACCGAGGACATGATTTTCGACGTCGATCGGCTGGTGCATTACCTGAGCCAGTTCATGACTCTGCACCCTGGCGATGTGATCCTGACCGGCAGCCCCGGCGGCATGGCCCTGGGGCGGCCCGACCAGCCCTTCCTGCGCGAGGGCGATGTGGTCGAGGCCGAAGTGGTCGGCCTCGGTGCCCAGCGTCAGGTGTGCCGTGCGCCGCACGGCTGA
- a CDS encoding FAD-binding oxidoreductase yields the protein MSLSAKVCANTAVREATPGLMAALAERFVERFSTARAVREQHGRDESAYVDAPLPQGVVFARSTADIVDTVRLVGAHEVPLIPYGAGSSVEGHLLAVQGGISLDLSQMDRILAIHPEDMTVTVQPGVTRSQLDEALKGSGLFFPIDPGADASLGGMCATGASGTNAVRYGTMKENVLALEVVTAHGEVIRTGTRARKSSAGYDLTHLMVGSEGTLGIISEATLRLHPVPESISAAVCSFGSLDQAVNTAIQVIQCAIPVARIELVDANTVRMVNVHSKLALPEAPMLLMEFHGSASGVQEQAEAVQAIAKEWGGQAFQWATQAEDRRRLWTARHHAYFAAIQSHPGCRAISTDTCVPISRLAECLLESTAEVNATGLPYFLVGHVGDGNFHFGYLVDPEDSRQWAQAESLNDRLVARAIRLGGTCTGEHGIGLHKQGYLLDEAGEGSVAMMRAIKRTLDPHNILNPGKIFAFD from the coding sequence ATGAGCTTGTCTGCCAAGGTCTGTGCCAATACAGCCGTGCGAGAAGCCACACCGGGGTTGATGGCTGCGCTTGCGGAGCGTTTCGTCGAGCGCTTTTCCACCGCACGAGCGGTCAGGGAGCAACATGGAAGGGACGAGTCGGCCTATGTTGATGCGCCTCTGCCACAGGGCGTGGTGTTTGCCCGCAGCACTGCCGATATCGTCGATACTGTGCGGCTTGTCGGCGCGCATGAGGTTCCGCTGATTCCCTATGGCGCGGGTTCGTCGGTCGAGGGCCATCTGCTGGCGGTGCAAGGAGGCATCAGCCTCGACCTCAGCCAGATGGACCGGATCCTAGCCATTCACCCCGAAGACATGACTGTGACCGTGCAACCCGGGGTCACCCGCAGCCAGCTCGATGAGGCACTCAAGGGCAGCGGTCTGTTCTTTCCCATCGATCCGGGCGCCGATGCGTCGCTGGGCGGCATGTGCGCCACCGGTGCCAGCGGAACCAATGCGGTGCGCTACGGCACCATGAAGGAGAACGTTCTCGCGCTGGAGGTGGTCACCGCGCATGGCGAGGTGATTCGCACTGGTACCCGGGCCAGGAAGAGCAGCGCTGGCTACGACCTCACCCACCTGATGGTTGGCAGCGAAGGCACGCTGGGCATCATCAGCGAAGCGACCTTGCGCCTTCACCCAGTGCCAGAGTCGATCAGCGCAGCGGTGTGTTCGTTCGGCAGCCTCGACCAGGCGGTGAACACAGCGATTCAGGTCATTCAATGTGCGATTCCAGTGGCCCGCATCGAACTGGTCGATGCAAATACCGTGCGCATGGTCAATGTTCACAGCAAGCTGGCACTGCCCGAGGCCCCCATGCTGCTGATGGAGTTTCACGGCAGCGCCAGTGGCGTGCAGGAGCAGGCCGAGGCGGTGCAGGCCATCGCCAAGGAGTGGGGCGGGCAGGCATTCCAGTGGGCGACCCAGGCCGAAGACCGTCGTCGCCTGTGGACGGCCCGTCATCATGCCTACTTCGCCGCGATTCAATCGCATCCCGGGTGCCGGGCGATCAGCACCGATACCTGCGTGCCTATCAGCCGCCTGGCCGAATGCCTGCTTGAATCCACAGCCGAAGTCAATGCCACGGGCCTGCCGTACTTCCTGGTTGGCCACGTGGGCGATGGTAACTTCCACTTCGGTTACTTGGTGGACCCTGAAGACAGCCGGCAATGGGCCCAGGCCGAGTCGCTGAACGATCGACTGGTGGCGAGGGCAATCCGCCTGGGAGGTACTTGCACCGGGGAACATGGCATCGGCCTGCACAAGCAGGGCTACCTGCTCGACGAGGCGGGTGAGGGGAGCGTCGCGATGATGCGTGCGATCAAGCGCACCTTGGACCCGCACAACATTCTCAACCCCGGCAAAATCTTTGCTTTCGACTGA
- a CDS encoding acyl-CoA thioesterase has protein sequence MSTDTRRARMAPLPANVHTYRCPVRWSDMDVYGVVNNVSFLRLLEEARVDFIWRLGAEQGDAFFSGGSVVVRHAIEYKRPLVHRHEPVDIHMWVSDIRAAAVTIEYEVRDGDTLCAQASTTMAPFNYEGRYPRTMSDEESAFFERFLDPRKAVA, from the coding sequence ATGTCGACTGATACTCGCCGCGCCCGCATGGCGCCGCTGCCCGCCAATGTGCACACTTATCGATGCCCAGTGCGCTGGTCCGACATGGACGTCTATGGCGTTGTCAACAATGTTTCGTTCCTGCGCCTGCTTGAAGAGGCTCGGGTGGATTTCATCTGGCGCCTGGGCGCCGAGCAGGGCGACGCGTTCTTCAGCGGCGGTTCGGTGGTGGTGCGCCATGCCATTGAGTACAAGCGCCCCCTGGTCCACCGACATGAACCGGTGGACATCCATATGTGGGTGTCTGACATCCGTGCCGCGGCAGTCACTATCGAGTACGAGGTGCGCGATGGCGACACCCTGTGCGCCCAGGCCAGCACCACCATGGCCCCATTCAATTACGAAGGGCGCTACCCACGGACCATGAGCGATGAGGAAAGCGCATTCTTCGAACGCTTCCTCGACCCGCGCAAGGCGGTCGCATGA
- a CDS encoding beta-ketoacyl-[acyl-carrier-protein] synthase family protein, which yields MSADSVVVTGIGLVTPAGIGVEENWQRILAGHTTAATDKALEGLPVQIACRVPSFDTALLGLKNPWQWDRYAQFALLAARQALADAGLEARQWRDESRVAVIIGSGAGGTATLEQQHALLLSEGADEISSLTLPMGLLNMAAGQVAIELGARGPCLAPCSACASGASALGMAKDLIDRGVCDVVVAGGAEAPITPLYVSAFARMRALSANPDAATASRPFDAQRNGFVIGEGAGVFVLESAAHARARGARSRGRLLGYGASADAHHVTTPHPQGLGARLAMQGALRDAGIESAEVDYVNAHGTSTPGNDVVESRAIAEVFGSRMPVSSTKGVTGHLLGAAGAIEAAYTLLALEHGQLPPTANLRDPDPQITVDLVRAAPRRQPIKVALSNSFGFGGQNVSLVFAP from the coding sequence ATGAGCGCTGATTCGGTGGTGGTCACTGGGATTGGTCTGGTGACCCCGGCGGGTATCGGGGTCGAGGAAAACTGGCAGCGGATCCTCGCCGGCCATACAACGGCGGCTACGGACAAAGCCCTTGAGGGTTTACCGGTGCAGATTGCCTGTCGGGTGCCAAGCTTCGACACGGCACTGCTGGGGCTGAAAAACCCCTGGCAGTGGGACCGCTATGCCCAGTTCGCGTTACTCGCGGCGCGTCAGGCGCTGGCCGATGCCGGCCTTGAAGCGAGACAGTGGCGCGATGAAAGCCGGGTGGCGGTGATCATCGGCTCGGGAGCCGGCGGCACGGCCACGCTCGAACAGCAGCATGCGCTGCTGTTGAGTGAAGGCGCCGACGAAATCTCGTCGCTGACCCTGCCCATGGGCCTGCTGAACATGGCCGCCGGGCAGGTAGCCATAGAGCTGGGCGCCCGTGGCCCATGCCTGGCGCCGTGCTCTGCCTGTGCTTCCGGCGCGTCGGCTCTGGGCATGGCCAAGGACCTGATCGACCGCGGAGTGTGCGACGTCGTCGTCGCCGGTGGTGCCGAGGCGCCGATCACGCCGCTGTACGTGTCGGCGTTTGCCCGCATGCGTGCGCTGTCCGCCAACCCTGATGCGGCGACGGCATCGCGCCCGTTCGATGCGCAGCGCAACGGCTTCGTCATCGGTGAAGGCGCCGGTGTCTTCGTGCTTGAGTCTGCGGCACATGCCCGTGCCCGTGGAGCAAGAAGCCGAGGGCGCCTGCTGGGCTATGGCGCATCGGCTGACGCCCATCACGTCACCACGCCGCACCCGCAGGGGTTGGGCGCGCGCCTGGCGATGCAGGGGGCTTTGCGCGATGCGGGTATCGAATCCGCAGAGGTCGACTACGTCAACGCTCATGGGACCTCAACGCCAGGTAATGATGTGGTCGAATCGAGGGCCATCGCCGAAGTGTTCGGCAGCCGCATGCCGGTCAGCTCAACCAAAGGAGTCACCGGCCACCTGCTGGGTGCAGCCGGTGCCATCGAGGCAGCCTACACGCTGCTGGCACTGGAGCACGGGCAACTGCCACCTACGGCCAACCTGCGAGACCCTGACCCGCAGATCACCGTCGACCTGGTACGTGCCGCGCCACGCAGGCAGCCGATCAAAGTGGCGCTTTCCAATTCATTCGGATTCGGCGGACAGAACGTCTCACTGGTCTTCGCCCCCTGA